Proteins encoded together in one Carya illinoinensis cultivar Pawnee chromosome 3, C.illinoinensisPawnee_v1, whole genome shotgun sequence window:
- the LOC122305245 gene encoding diacylglycerol kinase 2, giving the protein MIYLGNLLVWLLTSCHAYDPFVFGWLVTGLFGLLAAIYAFLKWQKRTSLEWIKAAAKAKKKVRKNLKAPLSHHLWMEDFAYGEQPSTCCVCLTSLFPQNLGTKDSSLTPVHRCSVCGVAAHFYCSQSAVKDCKCVAQAGHNHVQHHWSERWVTMDDNPEISAFCLFCDEPCGVPFLDASPTWHCLWCQRLMHVKCHAKMAKESGDVCDLGPLKDIILSPLFVKEVDKKNTGGGVLSSITKEILSSSVRGQIRRKHCSKHGSGSYVNGKFQDLSVADTAVNYVFNGLAGSKRSSGDLSIDYLKKNGKALGVKSIHNGLIRRKNGMTSNCQVKMYALVDLPQDARPLLVFINARSGCQHGPTLRRRLNMLLNPLQIFELSASQGPEVGLDLFSDIKYFRVLVCGGDGTVAWVLDAIEKYNFESPPPVAILPLGTGNDLSRVLQWGSGFSTVDRQGGLTTLLLDVNHAAVTMLDRWKINIKEENPEGNLNKLQFTFMMNYLGIGCDAKVAYEFHVTREINPEKFYSQFVNKLRYAKEGARDIMDRTCADLPWQVWLEVDGKDIEIPKDSEGLIVLNIGSYMGGVDLWQNDYEHDNDFSLQSMHDKLLEVVCVSGAWQLGKLQVGLSQARKLAQGQVIRIHSSSPFPVQIDGEPFIKQPGSLEISHHGQVFMLRRASEPRGHAAAIMMEVLLDAECRGIINASQKKVLLQQMALHLS; this is encoded by the exons ATGATTTATTTGGGCAATTTACTTGTATGGTTGCTGACAAGCTGCCATGCTTATGATCCATTTGTTTTCGGATGGCTGGTCACTGGATTATTTGGGCTTCTAGCTGCCATATATGCATTTCTTAAGTGGCAAAAAAGAACTTCTCTTGAATGGATTAAAGCTGCtgcaaaagcaaagaaaaaagtcAGGAAGAATCTAAAAGCTCCTCTATCACACCATTTGTGGATGGAAGATTTTGCTTATGGTGAACAGCCATCCACGTGCTGCGTCTGCTTGACTTCATTATTTCCTCAAAACTTAGGTACAAAGGACTCATCACTTACTCCTGTCCATCGTTGCTCTGTTTGTGGTGTGGCAGCTCATTTCTATTGTTCTCAGTCCGCAGTAAAGGATTGTAAGTGTGTGGCACAAGCTGGCCATAACCATGTTCAACACCACTGGTCAGAAAGATGGGTTACCATGGATGATAATCCTGAGATTTCTGCGTTTTGTCTTTTCTGTGATGAACCTTGTGGTGTTCCTTTTCTTGATGCATCTCCTACATGGCATTGCCTATGGTGTCAGCGCCTCATGCATGTCAAATGTCATGCTAAAATGGCTAAAGAATCTGGTGATGTTTGTGATCTGGGTCCTCTTAAGGACATTATTCTTTCTCCACTCTTTGTCAAagaagttgataaaaaaaacaCTGGAGGTGGAGTGCTTAGTTCAATTACAAAGGAAATTTTATCTTCCTCTGTCCGTGGCCAGATTAGAAGGAAGCACTGTAGTAAACATGGAAGTGGTTCTTATGTTAATGGTAAGTTTCAAGATCTCTCGGTGGCTGATACAGCTGTGAATTATGTGTTTAATGGCCTTGCTGGCTCGAAGAGATCAAGTGGTGATTTGAGTATTGACTACCTAAAGAAGAATGGCAAAGCACTTGGTGTAAAGAGCATCCATAATGGGTTAATACGAAGAAAAAATGGAATGACCTCCAATTGTCAAGTTAAGATGTATGCTCTGGTCGATCTTCCTCAGGATGCTAGACCTCTTCTGGTTTTCATAAATGCCAGGAGTGGATGTCAACATGGGCCCACTCTTCGGAGGAGACTGAACATGCTATTAAACCCTCTGCAG ATTTTTGAATTGAGTGCTTCTCAGGGCCCCGAGGTGGGTTTGGATTTGTTCAGtgacataaaatattttagggttttggtttgtgGTGGAGATGGCACCGTTGCATGGGTCCTTGATGCAATTGAGAAATACAATTTTGAATCACCCCCACCAGTTGCTATTCTTCCACTCGGTACAGGAAATGATTTGTCAAGGGTACTGCAATGGGGTAGCGGTTTCTCTACAGTTGATAGACAAGGTGGCTTGACCACACTTTTACTGGATGTTAATCATGCTGCAGTAACAATGCTAGACCGctggaaaataaatattaaagaagaaaacccGGAAGGCAATCTTAATAAATTGCAATTCACATTCATGATGAACTATTTAG gtATTGGATGTGATGCGAAGGTTGCATATGAATTTCATGTTACTCGGGAGATAAATCCTGAAAAGTTCTATAGTCAG TTTGTGAATAAATTGCGATATGCCAAAGAAGGAGCAAGGGACATAATGGATAGAACCTGTGCCGATTTACCATGGCAAGTTTGGCTTGAAGTTGATGGGAAGGACATTGAAATTCCAAAG GATTCTGAGGGTTTGATTGTGCTCAACATTGGCAGCTATATGGGTGGTGTAGATCTTTGGCAAAATGACTATGAGCATGATAATGATTTTAGTCTGCAATCCATGCATGATAAATTGCTTGAGGTTGTATGTGTTTCTGGAGCATGGCAGCTTGGCAAACTTCAG GTTGGACTTTCCCAAGCCAGAAAACTAGCTCAAGGGCAAGTCATAAGAATACATTCTTCCAGTCCTTTTCCGGTTCAAATAGATGGGGAGCCATTCATCAAACAACCTGGCAGCTTAGAAATATCACACCATGGGCAG GTGTTCATGTTACGGAGGGCATCTGAGCCCAGAGGGCATGCAGCTGCAATCATGATGGAGGTGTTACTTGATGCTGAGTGTAGGGGCATCATCAATGCTTCTCAGAAGAAAGTACTTCTCCAGCAGATGGCCCTCCATCTCTCTTGA